AGTTGACTGGTATCTCCGAATTTTCTATATGTCAATTTTTCAAGAGTCTTAATTATGCTAATTGCTGCTCTGTATTGAGGAATTTCAGGCTCATTTAGCTCTCCATACATTCCTATTCCTTGAATGGAATTCTGTTTTGCAAATCCTAGTATCAAACCATTAAATCCTGTAATGATTGATTTTTGGGGAGTAGTCTCTACATCTAATCTTTCCATCTGTCTAGTTAATTCAATATCTGTTGTAGTGATGAATGTCTTTGGATTTTTATCTAAATATCTATTTGTATGAAAACCACCAAGGGTGTAAATGAATTTTGCAGAATATTTTTTTGCAACATCAATTACATCTTGACATAATTCATTTAATTCACTTGTGCTTTGCGGTTGACCTTTTCCTCCTCCAAATATAATTAAATCCTCAGTGAATTTGTATTCCCAACTTTCATTTGGAAGATCAATGTATCCGCCCCTGTCTACAACATATGTGGGAAATGGTGTTTTTGCAATTCTAAAAGTTCTAGTTTTCAGAGAATCATTGATAAAATTTACAACAATACTTCCTACATTTCCCATGTCTTGCATTGCAGCAATGATTATTGGTTTTTCAACATTTGGTTCTTCCTTTTGATCAAAATCCACGTCTTTTCTGATATCTTATGAATTTTAAACATATATCGCAGTTTGAATCTTTAAAATCTTAAAATTATTAAATAAACATGTTTTTTCTAAATATTTTATTTTGACAACTTTAATTTGTTTTTCAAATTATTTTGAAATTCAATTATTGTACTAGGATCTCTATTTTATAAAATTTAGAAGTAATTTGTCAAATCAGATTTGATCTAATGTAGGATTTTTTAGATTGAAGAAAATGATCCACAAACTCCAATTGAACGCAGTATTCTTGTTTATTGTTTTTTCATATTGTTAATTTTTGATAAAACGAGCCTGGCTTCAAGATTGAAATTTTTCCCAATAGGTGACAATTCTATCATATTTTAACTCTTGCAGATTTTTCTCTGATTATTTAATGATCGTCAAAAACATGAAGATTCATAAGGCAAAAAAACATTCTATCGACAAATTATGGAAACATCCATGGAAAATATTGGAACATTGGAATATGTTCTTGACAAATATTCCAAAATTTGGAGCTGGAAGATCACTGGTGAGCGTGCCGTCAGTATGATTTCTAGGCTGGTTCCTGAGGCATGGTATGGCGAAACTGCCAATGAGGTCATTGTTCCTGACAGCACTGAGAGTGTAAAGCAAATCAAACTAATTCTTGACCGTTATCCTCTTGAAATACTATCAAAATCTGCATGGCAGAGAAAAATTATCAAAACATTTGCTCCAAAACCCGCCCTGCCTCCAATCAAACACAAATTAAAAAAAGCAAAAACTGGGGAGCAATTTCGTGGTAAACTCCTAAACTTCCAAAAAGAAGGATTGGATTTTTTGCTCAAATCCTCCGGAAATGCTTTACTTGCAGATGAAATGGGTTTGGGAAAAACTGTACAAACATTATCTTATGTGGCAACTGAAAAACAAACTTTCCCTCTGCTTGTAGTTGCCCCCCTTGTTACTCTGAATAATTGGGAAAGAGAAATTCAGAAATTCCTAAAGAAGAAAAGCAAGAATGGCAGAATACTGGAATCTGAATCTCCTAGTGTAACTTTGATTAGAACTGGAAAATCAAAAGAACTTCCAAAGACTGACATTTACGTAATTAATTATGAATTGCTATTCAAAAGACAAAAAGACATTGCAAAACTTGGAATCAAAACAATTGTTTGTGATGAGGTCCACAACTTAAGATCAAAAACTACACAAAAGTACAAGTCTGTTAAGAAATTAGCTGCTCTTCCATCTGTTTTGTATAGGATTGGTCTTTCTGGAACTCCTATTTACAATCGAGGTTCTGAAATCTGGCCTATTATTGATATTATAAAGCCTGGACTGCTTGGAAGCTTTAAGGAATTTTGTGAATACTTTTGTTATGTTAATGAAAAAGGCAAAGCAATTGTTTTAGAAAATAAACGTGATTCGCTTAGAAATGAATTGCAAAAACATGTAATGCTGCGAAGGAAAAAATCTGATGTACTAAAAGAACTAAAAGACAAAGTTCGATACAAAGAGGTTATAGCATCTGATACTGATTACTATCTTGAAGAACTTGATAAAATCTGGAAAAAACTAGAGGAAGAACAAAAGGTAGCTGAGACTGAATTCTCAAAATCTGCTTCGTATCATAGGGCAATTCAAAGTGAAAGACAGATTGCAGGAATTGCAAAACTGCCACATGTAATTAATTTTGTAAAAAATATCATGGAAATTGAAGAAAGTGTGGTGGTGTTTTGCCATCACAAAGTAATCCACAAATTATTGCATGAGAGCCTCCAAGAATTTTCACCTGTCTCAATAATTGGTGGACAAACCGATAGTTTTAGACAGGATCAGATTGATAAATTCCAGAAAGGCGAGTCAAAACTCATGATAGCTGGACTTCGTGCAGGAAACGTCGGCATTAATTTGACTAGGGCAAAATATGTGATCTTTGCAGAACTTGACTGGAGTCCTGCAATTCACCGACAAGCAGAAGACCGTTTACATAGGATAGGGCAAAAGAATACTGTCTTTGCATACTATTTGATTGGAAATGGAACTCTAGATGATCATGTCGCAAACATTCTAGTCGATAAGAGTTATGAGATTGATGCTATCATGGATGAGACTGCTGATAACTATGAGAACAAGAACAAGGCCGAGTTGATCCTTGCTCAAATTCAAGACAAAATACGCTCAAAGTAATTAAATTTCTAATTTTCCTTTTAGTTTGGATAGTTTTTCTACCATGCTGTCCTTTTTTGGAATCTCTAAGTTTGAATTTTGAATTTCTCTAATTACTTCATCAATTAAACTCATTATCTCTACACTTGTTTTTGATTCCTCGAAATTTATTTTATCAAATCCTTCAGTTTCTGTCTTGTCTATTTCTTCGATTCCTTCTGGTAATATTTCAAAAACCTTCACTAGTTTTTCTTCTTGTCTTTGGGGTGACATTAAAACAAACTGGTTCTTCCTTAATTTTTCAAGATCTTCGGATATCTTCTCTTCATTTATGTTTAAGGTATCTGTAATTTCATTAATGCTGCATGATTTTATTTGAAGCAGTCTCAGGATTTTTGCCCAAATTGGAATATCATTACTCCAAAGAATCTCATTTGCTAGCTGAGTCATGGTAAAAGAGCCATCATCATTAAGTGAAATCATTTTTCTGTCTTTCAATGATGCTAATGCATCAAGGATTCTTCCCACTCCCAATCTCTTTAAATTTGAATTTTCTAGATTTTTTTCATTAAATGTTCCGTTTTCTTTTTTTGCCAAATGCAAAATTTCTAAATCAACAGTTCCTAGTTTTCTCATATCGTATTCTTGCCTCCAAGACTAATCATTCTTTGCACCTTTTGATTTCTTCGTGAATTTTCTCCAAAGATTTTCTTGTTTCTTTTAGGTTGGAGATGTTTGAAATTACCCATTTTTGGTATTCTTCTACTGAACTAAGGTTCGTTTCTGGATTTGTTAATTGCTTTGCTAAAAACCATGTTTCTCTGTATGCAAATATTATTTTTCCAATCAGTAATCCTTTGTTGTTATGAAAAATTTGTAAAAGCTCTTCAATCTCTTCTTTCCTGTCTTTGTTTTCATCTATGATTTTTTTAAACTCTGTATCTTTTAGATGATGAAATCTCTCAAAAACTTGATTGCTTGTATTTCTCATTTTACGAATCCTTTCCTCATAATTTTCTAAAAACTTGACTGCCCAATCTTTTGCAATTTTATTATTTGATAAATTGATGTTTTGTGTTTTGGTAATCTCGTTAATTGTTTGATTGATAATATCCAAATGCCATGCTACAAACTCGTTTAATTCATCGACATTGTCCATCTTTTTGCATATCCATGAAAAGAGTGAAACTGTCTGTTGGCTATTTGGAAAAACTATACTGATGCTAGGATGAATCATATTTTTTTCAGATGTTTTTTCAATAAAAACTTGATTCAGAATCTACTTCAAAAATATATGTGGATACTAATTATTTGACTTATGGTTCATTACGAACTTCCAAGATTGCCATATGGTTATGATGAACTTGAGCCCTTTATCGATAAAGAGACAATGCAAATTCATCACAAAAAACATCACCAGTCATATGTTGATGGTTTGAACAAATCACTTGAATCAATTGGCGGAGATGCTCATCCAAAGTATATCTCAGCTATACTCTCAGATCTGAATAGTGTTCCTGAATCTGCAAGAAGTACAATCAATTTTTTTGGTGGTGGTTTTGAAAATCATAGATTGTTTTGGGAGACAATGAATCCAAAAAATGATGGAGTTCCTGGTGGAAAATTAGAAGATGCCATAGATGTGTATTTTGATAGCTTTGATAATTTTAAAAAAATATTTTCAGAGAATGCTTTGTCTATTCAAGGAAGTGGATGGTGCTGGCTTGTTTTTAATCCAACATACAACAAAATTGAAATTATGACAACATCCAATCAAACTAGTCCTTGGACTGTACAAAAAACTCCTTTGCTAGGATTGGATGTTTGGGAGCATGCATACTATCTAAAATATCAAAATAGAAGACCAGAGTATGTTCAGAATTGGTGGAATGTTGTAAATTGGGATTATGTAGGTAATCGCTTTTCTGAGCTTGCATGAAATTGTCTAATTTGGATAAATTCTTTTAAATTAAAATTCATTTTTGCACCTCATGAACAAGACTCTAAGATATATTGCAATTCTTGCAATTCTTCCCTTGTTTACAGCAGGATTGACAACTGATTATTTTGCAGATGCCAACGCTCTCAAAAGTAAAGGTACTAGCACCTCTCAATATGGTTCAAGTACTGGTGTCTGTGGAGTGCAGCTGTGTTCTGAAATCCCTGGTGGTAAAGCCGCATGGATGGAACAACAAAAATCAACTCCTGTAACACCAGCTCCTGAAAAAGAAGCCATGGTGGAAAAAGAAGTCATGATGAAAGAAAAAGCCATGATGAAATCCACTATGGAAAAAGAAGCTGATGTTAACATGGGATCTGAACTTAGATTATCAAGAACAAATGTTCCTGCAACAATCCCTATGCATCATGGATACTATAATGGTGAAGATGTATTTTTCATCATCACTGATTCTAGTGATCCTACACATGCAGATATCATAACAAAGAATCAAGGCTGGCAAGTTGAACTTGCGCCTTTATTGAAAAATGCACCAAAATCTGCCCTTTCAAAAACATTCATGTTTACAAACGGCGTTGAAGGCGATGGCGTACACGGATACCAAAGTGAAGTTTTTACCAGTACTCCTGCACAAGCAGAAAAGTATAGTGCATTAACATCTCATGTACATGTTACATGGAATGAAGGTACCACACCAAGAGTACTTGATTCTGAAGAGATGATCATGGATGCTGCAGAATCTGAAGTAACACTGACTCCAGTTGATGTTGTATTGAATATGCCGCAAATTGTTTGGCCAGAAGGACAAATGATGGTTAAAGAAGACAAGACATTAACTGATGAAACACCATATGGTGGTGGACAAGTTCTTGATATCGACAAAGAAGAGATGACAGTAACTTTCATTGCTCATCGTGGATGGGGGCCTGATGGTAGAACAATCTATTACATTGTAACAGATGCTACTCCTAGCGGTCCAGCTGAGATGATGGGTGTTGTTAGTTCACCAACATCTGCAAAATTAATTGCAAACTCTGCAGCAGTAGATTTGTATCAATTCAAAAATGGTCTAAAGGGAACTGGTCCATTAGGATTCCAACCAGGAATTGCCACAGGTGCACCTGGCGATGCAAATTATTCTCCAATGTGGAGAATATTTGTAACAGGATGGACAAATCCCGATGAGGCACAATTGCTAGAAACAATTGATGATTTGAATGCATACAGAGAAGCAGGATTGATCGATATTGGTATTGCTCGTCCAATGGACAAAGATCACATTGTGAACTGTCCATTCATTGATCCATTCCAATAAGTTCCAATTCTTTTCTTTTTTATTCTTTACATCTGTTAATTTTATTGTGTTTTAACTTACAAATTTTCAGAGAATTTACTTACTACTTTATCTCTGATAATGAGTATAGTATGATATGAGCATCACAGGAATGTACATGCTAAACACTGGGGGATATGTTCCAGAAAAGATTACACAAGCACTTGACATGCTATACGTGGATAGAAAAAATGAGTTTCGTGAACTATCTCAAGTATTGCTAAATGAAAAAGCACTCAAAGCAATGCCTAACTGGAAACAATTTGTCATGAATTTTTGTCTTGATGTAGAGGAGGCATTTAAGACATGGTCTGGCAAGAGTCGACTTTTGCCCAGTTCTCCCCAAAAAGCACTAACTATCTTAAGACAATTAGGACATGACAAGACATCGATGAACCAACTGGCACATCTGTTAAACATGTCTTACAACTTGTCAGTTGAATTCAAAGAGATCTATAGGCGACTAAAATAACCTCTCTTTTTATTTTCACTTGGGATTTTTGTGACTCTGCATAAACTTTCATCTAGCAATACTTAACACTGAATACTCTTCTTAGTAATTATGATTGATGTAAAAGATTTGAGAGTGTGCACTGATTGCGGAACCGTGTATAATGATAAATTTTCTAGAGGGTTATGTCCAAATTGTCATACTAACAACTATGAGCAAATATCTGCTGATAGTGGTGTAGGAAATTTAGAACGATAAAATAGAATCAAAAAACTAAATAAATTTGAAATCTATTCTGTTTTGCATTTTTGTTGTTTTTCAAATCTAGGAAACTTTAGCTTGTAGCATATTCTGCAATACAGTTGATTTGACACACATATTAGGGCCTGCCCTAGTATATCATCTTTTAACTGACGAAATTGTTTTTTCTAAAACTTTGAATTAATTATGAAGCAATAACGCATCCTTGGGAATCAAGTAAATTCCCACACGTTTGGCATTCCCACTTTTCATCATTACTTGATTGTGTGTTTTTTACTGCATTGCAAACCCTACATCGAATAGACATTACTTTGTTTTTCTCCTCGATGTTTTTACTTTGATGAGATTGACGACATGTATCTTTTCATGATCACGAACTTTGTCAAAAGTGTATGAAGTTCCTTCCCATTTGAAATTGCATTCTTTACAACTGTATTTCATTTCACTGAATTTTCATCTTTCTTTTGATGTTCTTTGAATGAATCTACATCATCTATTTTTGCAGTTTTACAAGAACCGAATTTGAGTTTTTTAATTATTTTTTCGAACATACTTTTGATACTGTTCTTACTGATATATACCAGAGTAATTTTCTAACTTGTACCTATTTTTCTATATTTATTTTAATTAACTATAGATTAATGTGCATGGGTATATATTACAGATAAGACTCTATATAGTATGACAAATGAAACAAACCCAACAATAGTCGTCGCAAATGATGGCAAAAAAGAAGAACCAAAGAAAGAAGAGCAAAAGAAAGATGCTCCAAAATCAGACAAATAGAATAACATCCTATTACACCCTTTTCATGGGATGAAATAATTTTAAAAATTAAAATAAATAAAAACACAATTACAAACTCATCATTACTGTTGGAATTTTGATAATTACTTTTCAGACCACCAATAATGTTTCTCAGATATATTGTGGTGAAGGAACACGTGGAGAATTTTTTTAAGATAAGGATTAATTTTGAAATTCATTAAATGGATTCCTTTTTCCAGACGTTGCATGCAGGACATCTGTTTACTTCGTTTTCGTTGATTTGCTTCAAGAATACGTTGCCGCATTTTCCACAAGATCTTAGATTATTCATTTCAAGCATGATTCTATTACACGTTACTCACTTAAGAACTAGCGCAATTTGTCGATGTGGGTTAATTAGGATGAAGTGACTACTAGTATTATGAATACCGCCCCTTCATGGAGACAAAAAATCTGTATTGACTGCAAGAGAGTTAGATGTCAGAATGGATGCAATTGCGATTGTCATTGGGAACCATGATAATATAATGAACTATTTACTAAACTTGGTTCGAGATTATTTAATAATAGAAAAAAACAGTAGGAATATTTTTGGATAATATTTCAAACCTTTTCTTGCAAATATCTGCAAATATCGATTTACCTATAATTGCAATTGTGGTTAGTTCCATAACTGCATCTATGTTTGTCTCAATGGTTATAATTACCTGGAAGAGCATTCATGAAAATACAAAGGCCTCCTATGCCCAACTGCTAAGGGGATTTCATGAAGACTTGACCACCCGTCTTAACAAAAATTCTGTTCTCAAAACCACTGAGGACTGTAAACGATATGCCTATGATTATCTGAATACCCTCGATAAGATTGCGTTTTTAGACATTAATGGCAAAATTCCGCAGGGAATTGGGAAATATCTTAGTAGGTTTTTTGCATATGGTCTGAACATTATAGAGTGGCATGATGATATGATAGGGGAGAATTTTTTAGAATCTGCAAAAAATAACTGGCCAAACTATTTTCTATATTGTAAAAAATACGACATATCTAAAAATCCCGGAGATAAGCTTCCGCAAATTATGCTCGAGTATAACAAACTAAGTGATCGGGAATTGCAATGATTTGAGATAATTTCTTCTACTTTAC
The window above is part of the Nitrosopumilus sp. genome. Proteins encoded here:
- a CDS encoding PAC2 family protein, translated to MDFDQKEEPNVEKPIIIAAMQDMGNVGSIVVNFINDSLKTRTFRIAKTPFPTYVVDRGGYIDLPNESWEYKFTEDLIIFGGGKGQPQSTSELNELCQDVIDVAKKYSAKFIYTLGGFHTNRYLDKNPKTFITTTDIELTRQMERLDVETTPQKSIITGFNGLILGFAKQNSIQGIGMYGELNEPEIPQYRAAISIIKTLEKLTYRKFGDTSQLEAMAQEIERKFKN
- a CDS encoding DEAD/DEAH box helicase translates to METSMENIGTLEYVLDKYSKIWSWKITGERAVSMISRLVPEAWYGETANEVIVPDSTESVKQIKLILDRYPLEILSKSAWQRKIIKTFAPKPALPPIKHKLKKAKTGEQFRGKLLNFQKEGLDFLLKSSGNALLADEMGLGKTVQTLSYVATEKQTFPLLVVAPLVTLNNWEREIQKFLKKKSKNGRILESESPSVTLIRTGKSKELPKTDIYVINYELLFKRQKDIAKLGIKTIVCDEVHNLRSKTTQKYKSVKKLAALPSVLYRIGLSGTPIYNRGSEIWPIIDIIKPGLLGSFKEFCEYFCYVNEKGKAIVLENKRDSLRNELQKHVMLRRKKSDVLKELKDKVRYKEVIASDTDYYLEELDKIWKKLEEEQKVAETEFSKSASYHRAIQSERQIAGIAKLPHVINFVKNIMEIEESVVVFCHHKVIHKLLHESLQEFSPVSIIGGQTDSFRQDQIDKFQKGESKLMIAGLRAGNVGINLTRAKYVIFAELDWSPAIHRQAEDRLHRIGQKNTVFAYYLIGNGTLDDHVANILVDKSYEIDAIMDETADNYENKNKAELILAQIQDKIRSK
- a CDS encoding ArsR family transcriptional regulator is translated as MRKLGTVDLEILHLAKKENGTFNEKNLENSNLKRLGVGRILDALASLKDRKMISLNDDGSFTMTQLANEILWSNDIPIWAKILRLLQIKSCSINEITDTLNINEEKISEDLEKLRKNQFVLMSPQRQEEKLVKVFEILPEGIEEIDKTETEGFDKINFEESKTSVEIMSLIDEVIREIQNSNLEIPKKDSMVEKLSKLKGKLEI
- a CDS encoding superoxide dismutase is translated as MVHYELPRLPYGYDELEPFIDKETMQIHHKKHHQSYVDGLNKSLESIGGDAHPKYISAILSDLNSVPESARSTINFFGGGFENHRLFWETMNPKNDGVPGGKLEDAIDVYFDSFDNFKKIFSENALSIQGSGWCWLVFNPTYNKIEIMTTSNQTSPWTVQKTPLLGLDVWEHAYYLKYQNRRPEYVQNWWNVVNWDYVGNRFSELA